A stretch of the Dioscorea cayenensis subsp. rotundata cultivar TDr96_F1 chromosome 4, TDr96_F1_v2_PseudoChromosome.rev07_lg8_w22 25.fasta, whole genome shotgun sequence genome encodes the following:
- the LOC120258380 gene encoding golgin candidate 5 isoform X2 translates to MAWLGKVSLGGFSDLAGAVNKLSESVKNIEKNFDSALGLEEKPDSGEDSGIWASTTERSALFDPVMAFMGHKEDTSAVEAAGKPESPERPSSDEKHDKVPEEGSTKSISETVSPLDEENTDFESKRDSQTAGSPSVVAEEHDEGKTEADSNCPHSETDGPATSNNERPTYVAAEALPNEGKEVSASDEPDPEKSGQTTVDGIEKSDINGISLPDSLPQESKLQADLEKHETNAEKLVDSSAEPTDMPHNVPGSMEADSLLKVAVNVSPDENMKEHSSNSVSYGEDHDKSTGSWSHSMNSSSESLDVGSQGKEVDNREQPMTSTQHMPNSIGSLEEFEKLKKDKKLMEAALHGAARQAQAKADEIARLMNENEQLRTTIEDLKKRTTEAEIDALRDEYHQRVASLERKVYALTKERDALKKEQSKKSDVAVLLKEKDEIITQVMAEGEELSKKQAVQESTIRKLRAQIREIEEEKQRLNSRIQVEETKVESIKRDKAATEKLLQETIEKNQAELAAQKEFYTNALNAAKEAEALAESRANNEARIELERRLREADERESMLVQSLEELRQTLSRTEQQAVFREDMLRRDLDDLQKRYQASELRYNELVAQVPESTRPLLRQIEAMQETAARRAEAWAGVERSLNSRLQEAEAKAAAAEERERSMNERLSQALSRMSVLETQITCLRTEQTQLSRSLEKERQRASENRQEYLVAMEEAATQEGRAKQLEEEIKELRNKYKKELQEEIASRVIVEKELEKERALRTELEKAALQEPIVVGDQGNAPTRKLPTARSLGVIEESHYLQASLDSTDILSERRGSGEAIMSPYFLKSMTPSSFEAALRQKDGELQSYVSRLNSLESTRDSLAEELVKMTAQCEKLRSEATILPGIRAELEALRRRHSSALELMGERDEELEELRADIIDLKEMYREQVDLLVNKIQTLGASLGAA, encoded by the exons ACTCAGGAATATGGGCATCAACAACAGAAAGAAGTGCACTTTTCGATCCAGTTATGGCATTCATGGGACATAAAGAAGACACCTCTGCAGTTGAAGCAGCAGGAAAACCAGAATCTCCAGAACGTCCTTCATCTGATGAAAAACATGATAAGGTTCCTGAAGAAGGGTCAACTAAATCTATCTCTGAAACAGTTTCTCCTCTTGATGAGGAAAATACTGACTTTGAAAGCAAAAGGGATTCCCAGACTGCTGGCAGCCCATCAGTTGTAGCTGAAGAACATGATGAAGGAAAGACTGAAGCTGATTCAAACTGTCCGCACTCTGAAACAGATGGCCCCGCCACGAGCAATAATGAAAGACCTACATATGTTGCAGCTGAAGCACTACCTAATGAGGGGAAAGAGGTGTCAGCTAGTGATGAGCCAGATCCAGAAAAATCTGGTCAAACAACCGTGGATGGTATAGAGAAAAGCGATATTAATGGCATCAGTTTACCTGATAGTTTGCCTCAGGAAAGTAAATTGCAGGCGGACCTTGAGAAACATGAGACAAATGCTGAAAAGCTTGTTGATAGTTCTGCAGAACCCACTGACATGCCTCATAACGTACCAGGTAGCATGGAGGCAGACTCACTACTTAAAGTTGCAGTTAATGTTTCCCCGGATGAAAACATGAAGGAACATTCTAGTAATTCAGTAAGCTATGGGGAGGATCATGATAAGTCCACTGGTTCCTGGTCCCACAGTATGAATTCATCGAGTGAGTCACTAGATGTAGGTTCTCAAGGGAAGGAAGTTGATAACAGGGAGCAACCTATGACTTCAACACAGCATATGCCAAATTCTATTGGTTCCTTAGAAGAATTTGAGAAGCTAAAGAAGGATAAGAAATTGATGGAAGCTGCATTGCATGGAGCTGCTAGGCAAGCCCAG GCGAAGGCTGATGAAATTGCAAGGCTGATGAATGAAAATGAGCAGTTGAGGACTACTATTGAGGATCTGAAG AAAAGGACCACTGAAGCTGAGATAGATGCACTGCGAGATGAGTACCATCAAAGAGTAGCATCTCTTGAAAGAAAG GTTTATGCTCTCACAAAGGAAAGGGATGCGCTGAAGAAAGAACAAAGTAAGAAGAGTGATGTTGCTGttcttttgaaagaaaaagatgagattATCACTCAAGTAATGGCAGAAG GTGAAGAActatcaaagaagcaagctgtcCAAGAGTCGACTATCAGGAAACTGAGAGCACAG ATTAGAGAGATTGAGGAGGAGAAGCAAAGGCTTAACTCCAGGATTCAG GTTGAAGAGACAAAAGTGGAGAGTATCAAGAGAGATAAAGCAGCCACTGAAAAGTTGTTGCAAGAGACAATAGAGAAAAATCAAGCAGAACTTGCTGCTCAAAAGGAATTCTACACTAATGCTCTAAATGCAGCAAAAGAAGCTGAAGCCTTAGCTGAGTCCCGAGCTAATAATGAAGCTAGAATTGAACTCGAGCGTCGTTTGAGAGAAGCTGATGAACGTGAGTCTATGCTTGTTCAATCACTTGAGGAGTTGAGGCAAACCCTAAGTAGAACAGAGCAACAA GCCGTTTTCAGGGAAGACATGCTCCGAAGAGATTTAGATGATCTTCAAAAACGCTATCAA gCAAGTGAACTTCGGTATAATGAGTTGGTTGCTCAAGTTCCTGAATCAACTAGGCCACTATTGAGGCAGATTGAAGCAATGCAG GAGACTGCTGCTAGAAGGGCAGAAGCTTGGGCAGGTGTTGAGAGATCTTTAAACTCCCGGCTTCAG GAGGCAGAAGCCAAAGCTGCAGCTGCAGAAGAACGGGAGAGATCTATGAATGAGCGCCTATCACAAGCTTTATCTCGGATGTCTGTTTTGGAAACACAG ATTACTTGCCTTAGAACAGAGCAAACACAGCTGAGTCGATCACTTGAGAAGGAGAGGCAGAGGGCTTCCGAAAATAGACAAGAATATCTGGTTGCAATGGAGGAAGCTGCAACTCAAGAGGGGCGTGCGAAGCAACTTGAAGAAGAGATAAAAGAGCTTaggaataaatacaaaaaagaatTGCAAGAAGAAATAGCAAGTAGAGTAATTGTAGAAAAG GAATTGGAAAAGGAAAGGGCACTCAGAACAGAATTGGAAAAGGCTGCACTTCAGGAACCCATTGTTGTGGGAGATCAAG GAAATGCCCCTACAAGGAAACTTCCCACTGCTCGGAGTTTGGGAGTCATTGAGGAAAGTCATTACTTGCAAGCTTCTCTGGACTCGACTGACATTTTATCTGAGAGAAGAGGTTCTGGGGAAGCAATCATGTCCCCTTATTTTCTTAAAAGCATGACACCTAGTTCATTTGAAGCAGCACTTAGACAAAAGGATGGTGAACTTCAGTCATATGTTTCACGTTTG AACTCATTGGAATCTACTCGTGATTCTCTTGCTGAGGAGCTAGTTAAAATGACCGCCCAG TGTGAGAAGTTAAGGTCAGAGGCAACGATTCTCCCTGGCATTCGAGCGGAACTAGAAGCCTTGAGACGAAGACACTCTTCTGCACTGGAGCTTATGGGTGAACGTGATGAAGAG TTGGAAGAACTGCGTGCTGATATAATTGACTTAAAGGAGATGTACAGAGAGCAAGTAGACTTGCTTGTAAACAAG ATTCAGACGTTGGGTGCTTCATTGGGTGCAGCTTAA
- the LOC120259385 gene encoding protein PLANT CADMIUM RESISTANCE 8-like, producing the protein MGSSWNENSGPETYPPTAPYPPPHTDPPSRVAPGTPTTYPPMNIASQGGHVGSPYRPGTPSVGRPWSTGLFDCGQNQTNAIMTAFFPCVTFGQIAEILDEGETSCTLGSFMYILMVPALLTCWIMGSNYRRKLRNKYNLVQAPAEDWTVHLFCPCCSLCQEFRELHNRGIDPSLGWMGYLAQQQQGTTTIEPPKDQFMTK; encoded by the exons ATGGGAAGTTCTTGGAATGAAAACTCCGGCCCGGAGACTTATCCTCCGACTGCACCATACCCTCCCCCGCACACCGATCCGCCAAGTAGGGTGGCTCCAGGTACTCCGACAACATATCCTCCGATGAATATTGCATCGCAAGGTGGCCATGTAGGGTCCCCATATCGGCCTGGTACCCCATCGGTAGGTCGACCATGGTCGACTGGATTGTTTGATTGCGGGCAAAATCAAACTAATG CTATCATGACAGCCTTCTTTCCATGTGTCACATTTGGCCAAATTGCAGAGATTTTGGATGAAGGAGAAACAA GTTGCACACTGGGAAGTTTCATGTACATACTGATGGTGCCAGCCCTGTTAACATGTTGGATCATGGGTTCAAACTACAGAAGAAAACTAAGAAACAAATACAACCTTGTTCAAGCTCCAGCTGAAGATTGGACTGTTCATCTCTTCTGTCCTTGTTGTTCCCTTTGTCAAGAATTCAGAGAGCTCCATAACAGAGGAATTGATCCTtctcttg gCTGGATGGGTTATCTTGCTCAACAGCAGCAGGGAACAACAACAATTGAACCTCCAAAAGATCAGTTCATGACAAAGTGA
- the LOC120258380 gene encoding golgin candidate 5 isoform X1 yields MAWLGKVSLGGFSDLAGAVNKLSESVKNIEKNFDSALGLEEKPDSGEGHSDSGIWASTTERSALFDPVMAFMGHKEDTSAVEAAGKPESPERPSSDEKHDKVPEEGSTKSISETVSPLDEENTDFESKRDSQTAGSPSVVAEEHDEGKTEADSNCPHSETDGPATSNNERPTYVAAEALPNEGKEVSASDEPDPEKSGQTTVDGIEKSDINGISLPDSLPQESKLQADLEKHETNAEKLVDSSAEPTDMPHNVPGSMEADSLLKVAVNVSPDENMKEHSSNSVSYGEDHDKSTGSWSHSMNSSSESLDVGSQGKEVDNREQPMTSTQHMPNSIGSLEEFEKLKKDKKLMEAALHGAARQAQAKADEIARLMNENEQLRTTIEDLKKRTTEAEIDALRDEYHQRVASLERKVYALTKERDALKKEQSKKSDVAVLLKEKDEIITQVMAEGEELSKKQAVQESTIRKLRAQIREIEEEKQRLNSRIQVEETKVESIKRDKAATEKLLQETIEKNQAELAAQKEFYTNALNAAKEAEALAESRANNEARIELERRLREADERESMLVQSLEELRQTLSRTEQQAVFREDMLRRDLDDLQKRYQASELRYNELVAQVPESTRPLLRQIEAMQETAARRAEAWAGVERSLNSRLQEAEAKAAAAEERERSMNERLSQALSRMSVLETQITCLRTEQTQLSRSLEKERQRASENRQEYLVAMEEAATQEGRAKQLEEEIKELRNKYKKELQEEIASRVIVEKELEKERALRTELEKAALQEPIVVGDQGNAPTRKLPTARSLGVIEESHYLQASLDSTDILSERRGSGEAIMSPYFLKSMTPSSFEAALRQKDGELQSYVSRLNSLESTRDSLAEELVKMTAQCEKLRSEATILPGIRAELEALRRRHSSALELMGERDEELEELRADIIDLKEMYREQVDLLVNKIQTLGASLGAA; encoded by the exons GCCATTCAGACTCAGGAATATGGGCATCAACAACAGAAAGAAGTGCACTTTTCGATCCAGTTATGGCATTCATGGGACATAAAGAAGACACCTCTGCAGTTGAAGCAGCAGGAAAACCAGAATCTCCAGAACGTCCTTCATCTGATGAAAAACATGATAAGGTTCCTGAAGAAGGGTCAACTAAATCTATCTCTGAAACAGTTTCTCCTCTTGATGAGGAAAATACTGACTTTGAAAGCAAAAGGGATTCCCAGACTGCTGGCAGCCCATCAGTTGTAGCTGAAGAACATGATGAAGGAAAGACTGAAGCTGATTCAAACTGTCCGCACTCTGAAACAGATGGCCCCGCCACGAGCAATAATGAAAGACCTACATATGTTGCAGCTGAAGCACTACCTAATGAGGGGAAAGAGGTGTCAGCTAGTGATGAGCCAGATCCAGAAAAATCTGGTCAAACAACCGTGGATGGTATAGAGAAAAGCGATATTAATGGCATCAGTTTACCTGATAGTTTGCCTCAGGAAAGTAAATTGCAGGCGGACCTTGAGAAACATGAGACAAATGCTGAAAAGCTTGTTGATAGTTCTGCAGAACCCACTGACATGCCTCATAACGTACCAGGTAGCATGGAGGCAGACTCACTACTTAAAGTTGCAGTTAATGTTTCCCCGGATGAAAACATGAAGGAACATTCTAGTAATTCAGTAAGCTATGGGGAGGATCATGATAAGTCCACTGGTTCCTGGTCCCACAGTATGAATTCATCGAGTGAGTCACTAGATGTAGGTTCTCAAGGGAAGGAAGTTGATAACAGGGAGCAACCTATGACTTCAACACAGCATATGCCAAATTCTATTGGTTCCTTAGAAGAATTTGAGAAGCTAAAGAAGGATAAGAAATTGATGGAAGCTGCATTGCATGGAGCTGCTAGGCAAGCCCAG GCGAAGGCTGATGAAATTGCAAGGCTGATGAATGAAAATGAGCAGTTGAGGACTACTATTGAGGATCTGAAG AAAAGGACCACTGAAGCTGAGATAGATGCACTGCGAGATGAGTACCATCAAAGAGTAGCATCTCTTGAAAGAAAG GTTTATGCTCTCACAAAGGAAAGGGATGCGCTGAAGAAAGAACAAAGTAAGAAGAGTGATGTTGCTGttcttttgaaagaaaaagatgagattATCACTCAAGTAATGGCAGAAG GTGAAGAActatcaaagaagcaagctgtcCAAGAGTCGACTATCAGGAAACTGAGAGCACAG ATTAGAGAGATTGAGGAGGAGAAGCAAAGGCTTAACTCCAGGATTCAG GTTGAAGAGACAAAAGTGGAGAGTATCAAGAGAGATAAAGCAGCCACTGAAAAGTTGTTGCAAGAGACAATAGAGAAAAATCAAGCAGAACTTGCTGCTCAAAAGGAATTCTACACTAATGCTCTAAATGCAGCAAAAGAAGCTGAAGCCTTAGCTGAGTCCCGAGCTAATAATGAAGCTAGAATTGAACTCGAGCGTCGTTTGAGAGAAGCTGATGAACGTGAGTCTATGCTTGTTCAATCACTTGAGGAGTTGAGGCAAACCCTAAGTAGAACAGAGCAACAA GCCGTTTTCAGGGAAGACATGCTCCGAAGAGATTTAGATGATCTTCAAAAACGCTATCAA gCAAGTGAACTTCGGTATAATGAGTTGGTTGCTCAAGTTCCTGAATCAACTAGGCCACTATTGAGGCAGATTGAAGCAATGCAG GAGACTGCTGCTAGAAGGGCAGAAGCTTGGGCAGGTGTTGAGAGATCTTTAAACTCCCGGCTTCAG GAGGCAGAAGCCAAAGCTGCAGCTGCAGAAGAACGGGAGAGATCTATGAATGAGCGCCTATCACAAGCTTTATCTCGGATGTCTGTTTTGGAAACACAG ATTACTTGCCTTAGAACAGAGCAAACACAGCTGAGTCGATCACTTGAGAAGGAGAGGCAGAGGGCTTCCGAAAATAGACAAGAATATCTGGTTGCAATGGAGGAAGCTGCAACTCAAGAGGGGCGTGCGAAGCAACTTGAAGAAGAGATAAAAGAGCTTaggaataaatacaaaaaagaatTGCAAGAAGAAATAGCAAGTAGAGTAATTGTAGAAAAG GAATTGGAAAAGGAAAGGGCACTCAGAACAGAATTGGAAAAGGCTGCACTTCAGGAACCCATTGTTGTGGGAGATCAAG GAAATGCCCCTACAAGGAAACTTCCCACTGCTCGGAGTTTGGGAGTCATTGAGGAAAGTCATTACTTGCAAGCTTCTCTGGACTCGACTGACATTTTATCTGAGAGAAGAGGTTCTGGGGAAGCAATCATGTCCCCTTATTTTCTTAAAAGCATGACACCTAGTTCATTTGAAGCAGCACTTAGACAAAAGGATGGTGAACTTCAGTCATATGTTTCACGTTTG AACTCATTGGAATCTACTCGTGATTCTCTTGCTGAGGAGCTAGTTAAAATGACCGCCCAG TGTGAGAAGTTAAGGTCAGAGGCAACGATTCTCCCTGGCATTCGAGCGGAACTAGAAGCCTTGAGACGAAGACACTCTTCTGCACTGGAGCTTATGGGTGAACGTGATGAAGAG TTGGAAGAACTGCGTGCTGATATAATTGACTTAAAGGAGATGTACAGAGAGCAAGTAGACTTGCTTGTAAACAAG ATTCAGACGTTGGGTGCTTCATTGGGTGCAGCTTAA